One stretch of Arachis hypogaea cultivar Tifrunner chromosome 20, arahy.Tifrunner.gnm2.J5K5, whole genome shotgun sequence DNA includes these proteins:
- the LOC112785246 gene encoding pre-mRNA-splicing factor ATP-dependent RNA helicase DEAH1 isoform X2: MGSDDSLKAWVSDKLMSLLGYSQPTVVQYMIGLSKQAASPADLAGKLVEFGISSSDTHAFADEIFSRVPRKSSGLNQYQKQEREAAMLVRKQRTYDILKADDDDDDYVGGEDKSSKATTSTSKKIDSRNKRFRKKTEYQDDEDDEVISRKEMERQVKRRTSPGEDTGSEVSEEERLKDQREKEELEQHLKERDAAGTRKLTEQKLTRREEEEAIRRSTAQEQDDIQALRKVSRQEYLKKREEKKLEELRDDIEDEQYLFEGVKLTEAEYRELRYKKEIYELVKKRSEEADNVNEYRMPEAYDQEGGVNQEKRFSVAMQRYRDTNAEEKMNPFAEQEAWEEHQIGKATLKYGSKNKKQAADDYQFVFEDQIDFIKASVMDGDNFDYEEMEDSLEKSRAKSALEALQEERKKLPIYPYRDELLQAVRDHQVLVIVGETGSGKTTQIPQYLHEAGYTKQGMIACTQPRRVAAMSVAARVSQEMGVKLGHEVGYSIRFEDCTSEKTILKYMTDGMLLREFLGEPDLASYSVVMVDEAHERTLSTDILFGLVKDISRFRPDLKLLISSATLDAEKFSDYFDSAPIFKIPGRRYPVEINFTKAPEADYLDAAIVTSLQIHVTQPPGDILVFLTGQEEIETAEEILKHRTRGLGTKIAELIICPIYANLPTELQAKIFEPTPEGARKVVLATNIAETSLTIDGIKYVIDPGFCKMKSYNPRTGMESLLVTPISKASAMQRAGRSGRTGPGMCFRLYTAYNFHNDLDDNTVPEIQRTNLANVVLTLKSLGIHDLLHFDFMDPPPAEALLKALELLFALSALNKLGELTKVGRRMAEFPVDPMLSKMIVASEKYKCSDEIISIAAMLSVGNSIFYRPKDKQVHADNARMNFHTGNVGDHIALLKVYNSWKETNYSTQWCYENYIQVRSMKRARDVRDQLAGLLERVEIELTSNSSDLDAIKKSITSGFFPHSARLQKNGSYRTVKHPQTVNIHPSSGLAQVLPRWVVYHELVLTTKEYMRQVTELKPEWLVEIAPHYYQLKDVEDAGSKKMPRGEGRAQ, encoded by the exons ATGGGGAGTGATGACAGTCTGAAGGCATGGGTATCAGATAAGTTGATGTCACTGCTTGGATATTCTCAGCCCACAGTTGTACAGTACATGATTGGATTAT CCAAGCAGGCTGCTTCACCAGCAGATTTGGCGGGTAAACTAGTGGAGTTTGGGATCTCATCGTCAGATACTCATGCATTTGCTGATGAAATATTCTCTCGAGTTCCTCGTAAATCTTCTGGTTTAAAT CAATATCAGAAACAAGAGAGAGAAGCTGCAATGTTAGTAAGGAAGCAGAGGACTTATGACATTTTGAaggctgatgatgatgatgatgattatgttgGTGGTGAAGATAAATCTTCCAAAGCTACTACTTCAACGTCTAAAAAGATTGATAGCCGTAACAAACGTTTCAGGAAGAAAACTGAATAtcaagatgatgaagatgatgag GTAATTTCAAGAAAGGAAATGGAGAGACAAGTTAAGAGACGAACTTCTCCCGGTGAAGATACTGGATCAGAGGTG TCAGAAGAAGAAAGATTAAAAGATCAAAGAGAGAAGGAGGAACTAGAGCAACATCTGAAAGAAAGAGATGCAGCAGGGACCCGGAAG TTGACTGAACAAAAATTGACAAGAAGGGAAGAAG AAGAGGCAATTCGAAGATCTACTGCACAAGAGCAGGATGATATTCAAGCTTTGAG AAAGGTTTCAAGGCAAGAATACTTGAAGAAAAGGGAGGAGAAGAAGTTAGAAGAACTGAG AGATGATATAGAAGATGAACAATATTTGTTTGAGGGCGTGAAGCTTACCGAAGCAGAATATCGTGAGCTTAG ATACAAGAAAGAAATATATGAACTTGTAAAGAAACGGTCAGAGGAGGCTGACAATGTCAATGAG TATAGGATGCCAGAAGCTTATGATCAGGAAGGTGGTGTTAATCAGGAGAAGAGATTTTCTGTGGCTATGCAACGTTACAG GGATACAAATGCTGAGGAGAAAATGAACCCATTTGCTGAACAAGAGGCATGGGAGGAACACCAAATCG GAAAGGCAACGCTAAAGTAtggttcaaaaaataaaaaacaagccGCCGATGACTATCA GTTTGTTTTCGAGGACCAGATTGATTTTATCAAGGCATCAGTGATGGATGGAGATAAT TTTGATTATGAAGAAATGGAAGATTCACTTGAAAAGTCCAGAGCAAAGTCAGCTTTAGAGGCACTTCAG GAGGAGAGGAAAAAGTTGCCCATTTATCCTTATCGGGACGAATTGCTCCAAGCCGTGCGTGATCATCAG GTGCTTGTAATTGTTGGAGAAACTGGTTCTGGAAAGACCACACAGATTCCCCAATATCTTCATGAGGCTGGCTACACAAAGCAAGGAATG ATTGCATGTACCCAACCACGGCGTGTTGCAGCTATGAGTGTTGCTGCTCGTGTTTCTCAAGAAATGGGTGTTAAGCTAGGACATGAG GTTGGTTACTCTATCCGGTTCGAGGACTGTACATCGGAGAAGACTATTCTGAAATATATGACTGATGGAATGTTGTTGAGGGAATTCCTTGGTGAACCTGATCTGGCAAGTTACAG TGTTGTCATGGTGGATGAGGCTCATGAAAGGACACTCTCAACTGATATTTTGTTTGGATTAGTAAAG GATATTTCTCGTTTCCGGCCTGATCTTAAGTTGCTGATATCTAGTGCTACACTAGATGCAGAGAAGTTCAGTGACTACTTTGATTCTGCTCCAATATTTAAAATTCCAGGGAGACGGTATCCTGTTGAAATAAACTTTACAAAAGCACCAGAAGCTGACTATTTAGATGCAGCTATTGTCACATCACTTCAAATCCATGTCACTCAACCTCCTGGTGATATCTTGGTGTTCCTTACTGGTCAAGAAGAAATTGAAACTGCTGAAGAAATCTTAAAGCATCGAACTAGAGGCTTGGGCACAAAAATTGCCGAGTTAATAATATGCCCTATATATGCCAACCTACCAACTGAGCTACAGGCTAAAATATTTGAACCCACACCTGAAGGGGCAAGAAAGGTTGTCCTTGCAACTAATATTGCTGAAACATCGTTGACAATTGATGGGATCAAGTATGTCATTGATCCAGGATTCTGTAAGATGAAAAGTTATAATCCAAGAACAGGAATGGAGTCCTTATTGGTAACACCCATCTCAAAAGCTTCAGCAATGCAAAGAGCTGGGCGTTCTGGAAGAACAGGACCTGGGATGTGCTTCCGATTGTATACTGCATATAACTTTCACAATGATCTAGATGATAACACTGTTCCAGAAATACAACGGACTAACCTGGCAAATGTAGTGTTGACTTTGAAAAGTCTTGGTATTCATGACTTGCTTCACTTTGACTTTATGGATCCTCCACCTGCAGAGGCATTATTGAAAGCCCTAGAGCTTCTGTTTGCATTAAGTGCACTAAATAAACTGGGTGAGTTAACAAAGGTTGGAAGACGGATGGCAGAGTTCCCAGTTGATCCTATGTTGTCAAAAATGATTGTAGCTTCAGAAAAGTACAAGTGTTCAGATGAGATCATTTCTATTGCTGCTATGCTTTCTGTTGGGAACTCGATTTTTTATCGTCCAAAGGATAAACAAGTCCATGCAGACAATGCAAGGATGAACTTTCACACTGGAAATGTTGGAGACCATATTGCATTGCTAAAG GTCTACAACTCATGGAAGGAGACCAACTATTCAACACAATGGTGCTATGAAAATTATATACAG GTAAGGAGTATGAAACGGGCTAGGGATGTCCGTGATCAACTCGCAGGTCTTCTAGAGCGGGTTGAGATTGAACTAACGTCAAATTCTAGCGATTTGGATGCCATCAAGAAATCCATAACATCTG GATTTTTCCCACATTCTGCACGACTGCAAAAGAATGGATCATATCGAACTGTTAAACATCCACAGACTGTTAACATACATCCTAGTTCGGGGCTGGCACAG gttcttccaagatgggttgtataTCATGAACTAGTGCTTACAACCAAAGAATATATGAGACAG GTCACTGAATTAAAGCCAGAGTGGTTGGTGGAGATAGCTCCTCACTATTACCAGCTCAAGGATGTTGAAGACG CTGGTTCCAAGAAAATGCCCCGTGGAGAAGGACGTGCACAATAG